The proteins below are encoded in one region of Knoellia sp. S7-12:
- a CDS encoding beta-ketoacyl-ACP synthase III, producing the protein MAALINSTTGAAHTRISGIGAYRPRRLVLNSEIVEAIDSSDEWIQERSGIKSRYRAGDGESVIEMSEAASRDALEMAGLAATDIDAVILATITHPYQTPAAAPALAHLMGMNSPAAFDISAACAGYCHGIALAHDMVRGGSARNVLVVGVERLSDFTSSTDRGTAFIFGDGAGAAIVSPSETPAIGPTVWGSEGDKWDVIAQNDSWVEMRDKGLDWPTIGMKGQSVFRWAIWGMAPAAQRALDAAGVTVDQLDAFIPHQANVRIVDAMCKQLKIPDHVAVARDIVDSANTSAASVPLATERLLREGLAPRGGLALQIGFGAGLVYAAQVVVLP; encoded by the coding sequence ATGGCCGCCCTCATCAACTCCACCACTGGCGCCGCACACACCCGCATCTCAGGGATCGGCGCCTACCGGCCTCGTCGCCTCGTCCTCAACTCCGAGATCGTCGAAGCGATCGACTCCTCGGACGAGTGGATCCAGGAACGTTCGGGCATCAAGAGCCGCTACCGCGCCGGTGACGGCGAGAGCGTCATCGAGATGTCCGAGGCCGCGTCACGGGACGCCCTGGAGATGGCCGGTCTTGCAGCAACCGACATCGATGCGGTCATCCTCGCCACGATCACCCACCCCTACCAAACTCCCGCAGCCGCACCGGCGCTCGCGCACCTCATGGGCATGAACTCACCGGCCGCCTTCGACATCTCTGCGGCCTGTGCGGGCTATTGCCACGGCATCGCCCTGGCTCACGACATGGTCCGCGGCGGCAGCGCCCGCAACGTCCTCGTCGTCGGTGTCGAGCGACTCTCCGACTTCACGAGCTCGACCGATCGCGGCACGGCCTTCATCTTCGGTGACGGTGCCGGCGCTGCGATCGTGTCGCCGTCCGAGACGCCCGCGATCGGGCCGACGGTCTGGGGTTCAGAGGGCGACAAGTGGGATGTCATCGCCCAGAACGACAGCTGGGTCGAGATGCGGGACAAGGGCCTCGACTGGCCGACGATCGGGATGAAGGGCCAGAGCGTCTTCCGCTGGGCCATCTGGGGCATGGCGCCCGCGGCGCAAAGGGCCCTTGATGCCGCCGGTGTCACGGTCGACCAGCTCGATGCGTTCATCCCCCACCAGGCCAACGTTCGCATCGTCGACGCGATGTGCAAGCAGCTCAAGATCCCCGATCACGTCGCGGTGGCCCGCGACATCGTCGATTCGGCCAACACGTCTGCCGCCTCGGTGCCCCTCGCGACCGAGCGTCTGCTGCGCGAGGGCCTCGCCCCTCGCGGTGGTTTGGCCCTCCAGATCGGCTTCGGCGCAGGACTCGTGTATGCCGCGCAGGTCGTCGTTCTGCCATAG
- a CDS encoding DUF3145 domain-containing protein codes for MSVATRRVSTRGVVFIHSAPAALCPHIIWALESATGSRVTINWTPQPAAPGFNRGEWSWIGEQGMGARMASTLRGWQGLRYEVTEDPSAGCDGSRWSHTPSLGIHHSTTSASGDAVINEERLKEILMLAQGSPEAIQEMVEEVLGTDWDNELEPFRYAGEGAPVRWLHKVG; via the coding sequence ATGTCTGTCGCTACGCGACGTGTGTCGACCCGGGGAGTGGTGTTCATCCACTCGGCCCCGGCAGCGCTGTGCCCTCACATCATTTGGGCGCTCGAGTCCGCTACGGGCTCGCGCGTCACCATCAACTGGACTCCGCAGCCCGCTGCGCCCGGCTTCAACCGCGGTGAGTGGTCCTGGATCGGTGAGCAGGGGATGGGTGCGCGCATGGCCTCCACGCTGCGCGGATGGCAGGGCCTGCGCTACGAGGTGACCGAGGATCCGAGCGCGGGTTGCGACGGCTCACGGTGGTCACACACCCCGAGCCTGGGCATCCATCACTCGACGACCTCTGCCAGCGGTGACGCCGTGATCAACGAGGAGCGCCTCAAGGAGATCCTCATGCTCGCCCAGGGTTCGCCCGAGGCAATCCAGGAGATGGTCGAAGAGGTCCTCGGCACGGATTGGGACAACGAGCTCGAGCCGTTCCGCTATGCCGGCGAGGGCGCGCCGGTCCGCTGGCTGCACAAGGTCGGCTGA
- a CDS encoding acyl carrier protein, with the protein MAQSEQEILAGLAEIVNEETGLDPETVQSDKAFTDDLDIDSLSMMTIVVNAEEKFGVRIPDDEVKNLRTVGDAVTFIKSSQS; encoded by the coding sequence ATGGCTCAGAGCGAGCAGGAGATCCTCGCGGGTCTCGCAGAGATCGTCAACGAGGAGACCGGACTCGACCCCGAGACCGTCCAGAGTGACAAGGCGTTCACCGACGACCTCGACATTGACTCGCTGTCGATGATGACGATCGTCGTCAACGCCGAGGAGAAGTTCGGCGTGCGCATCCCCGACGACGAGGTCAAGAACCTCCGCACCGTCGGCGACGCCGTCACGTTCATCAAGTCCAGCCAGAGCTGA
- a CDS encoding IS481 family transposase codes for MREMSVAEQRYKAVLAVISDGRTITEVASAWSVSRQTLHEWLARYEQGGLEALADRSHRPDACPHQMRPDVEVAVLEMRRVHPGWGPRRIVFELAKKSTTTSESGVYRALRRANLIDPTARRRRRENWKRWERGRPMELWQMDVVGGIGLRDGTTLKCLTGVDDHSRFCVCAVLLVKERTQLVCDGLTAALRTHGVPEQILTDNGKVFTGRFNHPPTEVLFDRICRENGIEHLLTKPRSPTTTGKIERFHRTLRAELLTGTLFASQQAAQQALDEWVTTYNQDRPHQSLDMATPAEKFAVATPRTLREQPDRDGPEWVARKVSTVGVVCVSWQQVSVGRHRAGERCDVHVGPETLQFWIGNELLRTVRRESTGPVRNKRPLGGALTKHRTTN; via the coding sequence ATGAGGGAGATGAGTGTGGCTGAGCAGCGATACAAGGCGGTTCTGGCAGTCATCAGTGACGGCCGGACCATCACGGAAGTCGCGTCCGCGTGGTCGGTGTCGCGACAAACCCTGCACGAGTGGCTGGCCCGGTACGAGCAGGGCGGCTTGGAGGCGTTGGCGGATCGATCGCACCGTCCGGACGCGTGTCCGCACCAGATGCGCCCCGACGTTGAGGTCGCGGTCCTGGAGATGCGTCGGGTCCACCCCGGTTGGGGCCCACGCCGGATCGTGTTCGAACTGGCCAAGAAGAGCACCACCACGTCAGAGTCCGGGGTGTACCGGGCGTTGCGACGCGCGAACCTGATCGACCCCACCGCTCGGCGGCGTCGCCGCGAAAACTGGAAACGGTGGGAACGCGGCCGACCGATGGAGTTGTGGCAGATGGACGTCGTCGGTGGGATCGGCCTGCGTGACGGGACCACCCTGAAATGCCTGACCGGTGTCGATGACCACTCCCGGTTCTGCGTGTGCGCAGTACTGCTGGTCAAGGAACGCACCCAGCTGGTCTGTGACGGCCTCACCGCCGCGTTGCGCACCCACGGCGTGCCCGAACAGATCCTCACCGACAACGGCAAGGTGTTCACCGGCCGGTTCAACCACCCGCCCACCGAGGTCCTGTTCGACCGGATCTGCCGGGAAAACGGCATCGAGCACCTCCTGACCAAACCCCGCTCACCCACCACCACCGGCAAGATCGAACGGTTCCACCGCACCCTGCGCGCCGAGCTCCTCACCGGAACCCTGTTCGCCTCACAGCAGGCTGCGCAGCAAGCCCTCGACGAATGGGTCACCACCTACAACCAGGACCGGCCCCACCAATCCCTGGACATGGCCACCCCAGCAGAGAAATTCGCCGTGGCCACACCCCGAACCTTGCGCGAGCAACCTGACCGCGACGGACCCGAATGGGTCGCCCGCAAGGTCTCCACCGTCGGTGTCGTGTGCGTGTCCTGGCAGCAGGTATCCGTCGGACGTCACCGCGCCGGAGAACGCTGCGACGTCCACGTCGGCCCAGAAACCCTCCAGTTCTGGATCGGCAATGAGCTGCTGCGCACCGTCCGCCGTGAAAGCACCGGCCCCGTCCGCAACAAACGACCCCTGGGAGGTGCACTCACCAAGCACCGCACGACAAACTGA
- the fabF gene encoding beta-ketoacyl-ACP synthase II — protein sequence MSTERRVVVTGLGATTPLGGTITQTWEAILAGTSGARTLAQEWVEKYELPVTFAASIHTSPEEVLTKVECRRMDPSAQYAMVASREAWADAGSPEVDPERFMVAIGTGIGGVHTLLDQWDNLREKGVRRVFPLAVPMLMPNTSSGNVSLALGARAGAHTAVSACASGAESMALAMDQIRLGRADIVVAGGTEAAIHPLPFAGFTQMQALSTRNDDPTHASRPYDTDRDGFVMGEGAAVIVLESEEHAKARGARIYAELSAAGMSSDAHHITAPDPEGAGASRAMKEAVARAGLTAKDIVHINAHATSTPVGDIAEAKAIRRAFGDATDGMCVSGTKSMTGHLLGAAGALEALFTILSVHHRIAPATINIENLDPAIPLDVVRGEHRTLPDGDIAALNNSFGFGGHNVALTVKSA from the coding sequence ATGAGCACCGAACGTCGCGTCGTCGTCACGGGTCTTGGAGCAACCACCCCGCTTGGCGGGACGATCACCCAGACGTGGGAAGCGATCCTCGCCGGCACGTCGGGTGCCCGCACCCTGGCCCAGGAGTGGGTGGAGAAGTACGAACTGCCCGTCACCTTTGCCGCCTCGATCCACACGTCCCCCGAGGAGGTGCTCACCAAGGTCGAGTGCCGCCGGATGGACCCGAGCGCCCAGTACGCCATGGTGGCCTCGCGAGAGGCCTGGGCCGACGCCGGTTCACCCGAGGTCGACCCCGAGCGCTTCATGGTCGCGATCGGCACCGGCATCGGTGGCGTCCACACCCTCCTCGACCAGTGGGACAACCTGCGGGAGAAGGGCGTGCGTCGCGTCTTCCCGCTCGCCGTCCCGATGCTCATGCCCAACACGAGCAGCGGCAATGTCTCACTCGCGCTCGGCGCCCGCGCCGGCGCCCACACGGCCGTCTCAGCCTGCGCATCCGGCGCTGAGTCGATGGCCCTTGCCATGGACCAGATCCGCCTCGGCCGCGCGGACATCGTCGTCGCCGGTGGCACCGAGGCCGCGATCCACCCGCTGCCCTTCGCTGGCTTCACCCAGATGCAGGCACTGTCGACCCGCAACGACGACCCGACGCACGCCTCACGCCCCTATGACACCGACCGTGACGGCTTCGTCATGGGCGAGGGTGCCGCCGTCATCGTCCTCGAATCCGAGGAGCACGCCAAGGCCCGCGGCGCCCGGATCTATGCCGAGCTCTCGGCTGCCGGGATGTCGTCCGACGCCCACCACATCACCGCGCCCGATCCCGAGGGTGCCGGGGCCTCTCGCGCCATGAAGGAAGCCGTCGCGCGCGCCGGGCTGACCGCCAAGGACATCGTCCACATCAACGCGCACGCGACGTCGACCCCGGTGGGTGACATCGCCGAGGCCAAGGCCATCCGCCGGGCCTTCGGCGACGCCACCGACGGCATGTGCGTCAGCGGCACGAAGTCGATGACCGGGCACCTCCTCGGTGCCGCCGGTGCACTCGAGGCGCTGTTCACCATCCTCTCCGTGCACCACCGCATCGCCCCCGCGACGATCAACATCGAGAACCTCGACCCGGCGATCCCACTCGACGTCGTTCGAGGCGAGCACCGCACGCTTCCCGACGGCGACATCGCGGCGCTCAACAACTCGTTCGGCTTCGGCGGTCACAACGTGGCCCTCACCGTGAAGAGCGCCTGA
- a CDS encoding carboxyl transferase domain-containing protein, whose product MSRQPNESSATASAATKPKPDRATDPRNPRLRLEAYFDDGSVELITPEDDSGMLAAVGTCQGVRAVAFCSDATIMGGAMGIAGCKVVVAAYERALEDGIPVVGIWHSGGARLPEGVVSLHAVGLVFAIMTRASGKIPQISVVIGAAAGGAAYGPALTDIVILAPDGRIFVTGPDVVRSVTGENVDALRLGGPEPHGRRSGVVHIVTDSTEQAYERGRQLCSLLADQGTLDVSKVEDFDLEATFPESAKRAYDVHPVVDNVLDKGADSIELHPRWAPNIVTQLGRFGGRTVGVIANNPMRLGGCLDSPSAEKAARFVRMCDAFGVPLIVLVDVPGYLPGVGQEWDGVVRRGAKLLHAFAEAVVPRVTLVTRKTYGGAYIAMNARSLGATKVFAWPTAHVAVMGSVAAIRILHRRRLAEVDDADRAAVEQQLAEEHDRLSGGLARAVEIGVVDEIVEPNVTRSALASAIAEAPQRRGDHGNIPL is encoded by the coding sequence ATGTCGCGCCAGCCCAACGAGTCCTCAGCAACCGCGTCCGCTGCGACGAAGCCCAAGCCCGACCGGGCCACCGACCCGCGCAACCCGCGGCTGCGGCTCGAGGCGTACTTCGACGACGGCTCGGTCGAGCTGATCACCCCCGAGGACGACTCGGGCATGCTCGCCGCCGTCGGCACCTGCCAGGGCGTGCGTGCGGTGGCCTTCTGCTCCGACGCCACCATCATGGGCGGCGCCATGGGCATCGCCGGTTGCAAGGTCGTCGTGGCTGCCTACGAGCGAGCGCTTGAGGACGGCATACCCGTCGTCGGCATTTGGCACTCCGGAGGCGCACGCCTTCCCGAGGGTGTCGTGAGCCTGCACGCCGTGGGTTTGGTCTTCGCGATCATGACCCGGGCGTCGGGCAAGATCCCCCAGATCTCGGTCGTCATCGGCGCGGCAGCCGGCGGCGCGGCCTATGGTCCCGCCCTGACCGACATCGTCATCCTCGCTCCGGACGGGCGGATCTTCGTCACCGGACCTGACGTCGTCCGCTCGGTCACTGGTGAGAACGTCGATGCCCTGCGCCTCGGCGGGCCTGAACCGCACGGTCGCCGCAGCGGTGTCGTCCACATCGTCACCGACTCGACCGAGCAGGCCTACGAGCGCGGTCGCCAGCTGTGCTCGCTGCTCGCCGATCAGGGGACGCTCGACGTCTCCAAGGTCGAGGACTTCGACCTCGAGGCGACCTTCCCCGAATCCGCCAAGCGCGCCTACGACGTGCACCCAGTCGTCGACAACGTCCTCGACAAGGGCGCCGATTCCATTGAGCTGCACCCGCGTTGGGCTCCGAACATCGTCACGCAGCTCGGTCGCTTCGGTGGCCGCACGGTCGGCGTCATCGCCAACAACCCGATGCGCCTCGGTGGTTGCCTCGACTCCCCATCGGCCGAGAAGGCTGCTCGATTCGTGCGCATGTGCGACGCGTTCGGGGTGCCGCTCATCGTCCTCGTCGACGTCCCCGGCTACCTACCGGGTGTCGGCCAGGAGTGGGACGGTGTCGTCCGGCGCGGGGCCAAGTTGCTGCACGCGTTCGCCGAGGCTGTCGTGCCTCGGGTGACCCTCGTGACCCGCAAGACCTACGGCGGTGCCTACATCGCGATGAATGCCCGCTCGCTCGGCGCCACCAAGGTCTTCGCCTGGCCCACCGCGCACGTCGCGGTCATGGGTTCGGTCGCGGCGATCCGCATCCTGCACCGTCGTCGCCTCGCTGAGGTCGATGACGCCGATCGTGCCGCGGTGGAGCAGCAACTCGCCGAGGAGCACGACCGCCTCTCCGGTGGCCTTGCGCGCGCCGTCGAGATCGGGGTCGTCGACGAGATCGTCGAGCCCAACGTGACCCGTTCCGCCCTGGCCAGCGCGATCGCCGAGGCGCCCCAACGCCGAGGCGACCACGGCAACATTCCCCTGTGA